CGGTCGCTGCATCACGGGGTGTGGTTCCAGCACCATGTCTTGCCGGTTCCATCTTCGCGCCTTGCTGGTTCAAGCATGTGGTCGCGGTAGCAGCGCGCCTGGCCGGTTCCAACACCTCGCTTTGATGGTTCCAGCATGTGGTTGTCGGGGTCGCAGCACCGCACATGACGGATCTACAACCGTTGTCCATCATGCCATGAGTTAGCACCACTggcgaaggaaggaggagatgGTGGACGATGCCAATGGCGAACCGGTCAAGCCTCAAGACGCTGGCGATCCCGAAGCGATGAAGATGGTGGTTAGGGTGCCTAAGCCAAGCGACCGTACACTGTGATTGGAGGTCGACGATTACAAAGGCTACCGCCGCCCCAAGGGCCTGCAGGCTCGTTGTGGCTGTAGTGCTTGTTGGGATGGATCTGACAGTGAAAATTGTACTCAATCCCATTCGAATCGTTCAAATCCCTAATCGGGTATGCCTAAATCGAGTGCCAAATCGATGCCCGAGAGGTAGATTGGATGCCTAGTGTGTGATGTGTAAATCGAATGCGGCCATGATAAATCGATTCCAACAGGGACAGAGGGCTTACCGCCATTGACGAATGCCTACATGTGAGGTGATGAGGTTGGTGATCGATGGTGTGTGACGTCCAAATCTTCGCTCCGATGCTCACCGCTTCCGATATGAGAGTAGAGACTTCTGTATTTTGCTTggtttcttcattttcattttccgaGTGAGCGGTGAGAGAAGGGCGACGGTGGCGGCACTTTAGGAAGCAGCACGACGTTTCAAGCATGGCTCCTCATGTACAACCTCAGACACCCACGTGACTCAAGTTGCATCGCTCAGGCTCGAGTGTTCCTACTCGGCCAAACCCAGGGTGCAAACAAACGGTCGAAAACTGCCTATCACGGGCCTGGTTGGACCTAATGCAGACTATCAAACACAGGACGAAGTACTAGGCATACGCGCTAAAAGGCAAGTAGGGTTATTCTTGCTTTGCAATAGATTGATTTTGTTCAATCTCAATAACTGAAAATTTAGGAAATGGATGAGAATGAGTACAAAAACAATCTTTTCGATTGTGTTTGCACTCAATGTCTACAATCTCTGTATCTGATAATGAAAGAAAGAAATCGTTTTTTTCTCACTGAAGACAGAATACGAATCATCCCTACCAAGCCTGTATTTGCCACACACAAACTTTTAGTTCCTCAAATGGAGGATGCCACATCTCCTTGATCAGTGTGTGTGTATAAATGTTCAAATCGAGAAAATGTTGAGCAGAAGGTCTGCTCTAAAGACTCTAACCACCAAACAAGTACCCAGCTGCCTGATCCTCGTTGCCGTTGCACAACTGGAGTGCTTGTATTACAGATGCCCGGTCAAATCCAAGTTCCACGAGCTTTATGACTTTCGCTTCAAAATCTCCTCCCTGACAAGGGTTCTTAAAATGGTCAAGATCAATCTAATTCATGCACTCTCAAAAGAAAACAAATGTATAGAAGACCACAATTGTGAAGAAAAAATTAACACCTGTGGAGGAATTACAGCTGGAGCTCCTACAAAGGAAATCAAAGTTGGTCGCAGTTAATCAGCAATTCGATAGGCTAAAAGTTATCACAAGATCACAGTTCTCTAAGTCAAGGGACTACACACGAGCACCAGTAAACTAACCTGCAGGAGAGGATGGCGGTGGCACATCAGGAGTCTTCCCACGTGCCTTTGACGATTCCTGGATGATATAGAGTAAATAAGGATATACGGATGATTACTCCCGTACCTCTAATATGATTACAGGAAAACCAAGGCTGATTTATGCAAAGCAGTAAATTTTGCTTACTCCAGCTGCTCCTTGGCTAGAAGATGCTAGGTTCGACGATTTCTCTCCATCGCGTATATGTGAAGGGATGTCTTTCTCTGAAGATACCATATTAGAGGGATTGGAAAAACGAGACTTGCAAAATTGTAGAAGTAGATGATATAGAATATATAGGGATGTTCAGTATTGCAAAAAAACTAATAATAATATCAAAACTTACTCAATAGTCTACTTCATTATGCAATCATAAAGAACTAAAACTAGAGAACAAAAACATGAAATAGGCAAGCTACTAACCATGTAAGAAGGGCACTgacacttcaccacctccaactctAAGGACATTGTCCTTTAGGTCAATTATGCACTGCGTTGGATAACAAAACGTGTCAGTATGGGATGTGAGTTAGATGCGATGACTTATTCCAACACTTAGTCATGCAATTACCTGATGTTTCCGCAGCATATCAAGCCCGAAAAGGAATTCCATGTTGGGAGCATCCAATACTGTGAAGGAACAGGGATAGAAAGCATGGCCTATCTGTCCAAACATAGCAATGCATTGTGAATTACTGTCACTACATGATGAATTCTCATAATGATGAAAGTTATATGGCATTAGGTTTGAAGAAAGTACTAAAGGCTCTGATTCAACTTAAGGAGTATCCTCTTTGTGAAACATAGACAACATATTGTAGAACAATCAAAATCATAATTTTGTACCCGAGTAATGAGTTTGGTATTATATTAGTACTATGTCTCTCTAGGCTAAATAGTGCTTGTTCAGACTGTAAATTTTCAATGACTCAAATAGCATTACAGCACGTCCAAAGTCATGGCGCACAAAATGGATCATTCTCAAAAGGACTGGAAATTTTGACGTTGGTACAGCAATTTACAATATCAAACCTTTATTGCCGCTACATGTATTCTTCCAAGTATCTCCGATTGACCAACTCCAATAGCAACCCCTCTGTAACGCTGATCAAGGAGCCTGAGTAGCCTGCAAATGATACTTGATTATGTGATCAGTTGTACATGGCATGGGATGCATTTCAGCGAATGTCTCCAGAGAATGATTTTCATTCGCCTGTACAGTAAAATTCCATTGTATGATAATAAGATAAacttaaatatgtatgacttatacACGCAGAATGATCATATGAGATATGAAAGACTAAACAGTTGCAATAACAACATTTTAATTTATAATCGTACCCACAACGTTCAGCACAGTCTTTTGATATGATGGTTGACTGAGCTCCACTGTCAACAAAGGCCTGTAGATGAAAGAAAAGCTAAGGGATCGTGTATACAAAACAAGTAGCAGGATGCAATCAAGCATCTAAATAAATCTGTATCCCGTTATTGCATATCTTTTAGTTCGTAGACTGCTAGTACACAAACGCAAGTAATAAAAAGGAAGATTTAACTTTCAAGAATAAACCATTGGGGTAGATGATACAATCGGCAAATGTTAAAATAAGATTGTGTTCTTCTCAAAAGAAAAATACTGTGTTGCAGTTATTTAGCTAAGATTGATGCAATCAACAATGATATATGAAAGGAGTTATAGCAAAGTCCATACAAGCTCTCTGATAATAAAAATATCATTTAAAAATATTGTTTGGGCTTTTGAGTACAGGCAATGCTCAGCTGTTCACCATGCTCGTTATCTACAAATAGATATATGAAATAACATAATACCTTCAAAGGTACTCCATTGACTTCCATATCCACATACAACATAACCTGAAATAGAATGCTGGTCAGTTAATAAATAAGAATGGCATGTAAAACAGAAGCATACTGACTTACTAAAGAGTCAACATACCACTCGACCAAATGCTTCAGGATTATGCTCTATAGCAGCCTCCCAATTTTCATCAATGCCTTTCTGGATGACAAATTACAAGTACTCGGAACGTCAGGTATCTAACTAAGATTGCCGAGGTGAACAGGAGTATAAAACACAGTAAGACAGAGCAAAGCTTTTGTGTGCACATCATTTTACATAAAAAGCATATGACatggtagcaactactccctccgtttctaaatataaaactttttagagatttcaatacagacTACATATGGATGCACATAGACgtattttagagcgtagattcacttattccgctccgtatgtagtccatattggaatctctaaagagacttatatttaggaacagagggagtaatattttaATATTATCCGACCATGAAAGCTAGCAGAAGTTACATACTTACATGCATAAAAAAAGAAATTCCCCTTTTGCACTATGCACCACTCTGACTCTTCATTATATTCAGTCACATGTCTATCCCTACGTTTATGATAAGCATTCTTAAGGCTTGATTGGCATTGCTGTGGATTTCGATAACCCCATTGGGTTGAGCTGCTTTTAGATAAGTACATGTTTGGCTAAATTTTTCTCTTGATGAAGTTGCAAACAGATACATTTTTGTTTTTGTTGTGGGTCCACAAGACAGCAAGAGATAAACATATCCGTATATGCATTGTATAGGTTATGTTAGAGATAGGAAGGTTAAGAAAAGGAATAACTCAAGTTATAAGTATTTCTGTTGGATACAGTTGGGTCTATTAGAATTTAGAAAGAATAGTTAAGTTAAGGAAGAGTCCAACTGAAATAGGAATGTAGAGTTATGGTTCGGACTTGAGTTTGAACTGAGATCCAACTTGTGGATCAAGTCAGTTGCTCCTGAGTATAATAAAGGTCCAACATGTATATAAACCTTCGATCAAGCaatgaaataaataaaaatgtTATCTCAGCCTCAGAGCCTCTCTTTCCACGTCAGGAAAGAGCCCTGTCGGCAGATTGTTGAGGGCGAGTGGACCTTTACCCTAACCAAATTGCCTTGCTGTGGACCAAGGTTCATCTTCTCTATCGCAGAGCATATTGAATGAAAGATGAGGACAACAATTTGGATAACCAAATTCATTTACATTTAGTTTGATTATAACCTTCTTATGACTGCTTCTCCACAGCAGCTTAAGAAATAAGCACCACATTCTAACCTAAATAAGCCATCCCTTGGGTTGGTCATGTAATGATGATTGTGATATTTAACATTTGCCTCGTAACATATGAGAAGCCTATAAACAGTCAAGAGGTGTTATCGTCACAAAAAAGTTTCTACCTGCCGAATTGCAGCTTCAATTTTCTTCTGAGCCTCGACATCAAATGGATCAGCATACAATAAgtcctgaaaaaaatcataattaTCTATGACTTAACCTATTATTATTCAGCAAGTTTGCAAAAGTAAAACACAGCAAGAAAAAGAACATGGAACTACCATCTCGTGAATTGGTCAAATATATCTATCTAAGAGAACTTACAAGATGTGAAATTTTACAGCATATAGATGTAACAGCATGGAAATATATTTATACAAATGCTATGGAATTAACGCAAGCAGAAGCGTATGTTCTCAACTTTTTTTGTCACTAAGAACGTAAAATAACTATCAGGGGGAAAATAGCTTTGCTAAGTCTCAATCGACTGAGATTTTCTTATCGATTCAGAAAAGTGCAATTTCCGTTTACTGAAAAGTGCAACTTGCACTTCTTGTTTCAGAAAAGTGCAAAAAGGTGCAACTGGGCAGAAAGGTGCAAGTTGCCTTTTTTTTTCAGTTTTCTGAATCGATTGAGACTTAAGAAAATCTGAGTGGATTACTTAATTTAGACTTAAATGCACCCAAATAAAAACTAGCGATTAGCCCATGAGATACTCACAAGCTCTTCTTCCTGTTTGCGTTTCAGTTGTAGTCTTTGTTGGTGGTGTGACCGCAAGATGTTTTGCAACTCAgtgatgtcatctccaaggatggctTGAGCTAACGAAGGGTCATTCTGCAAATTAAAAAGATATCGGTGCAAACAAAAGAAATTAACAAATTTTCTGCAACTAGCTTCTGGGAATTGTAACCTGGCCAATATTGATAAATCAACAAAGCTACCAGCAAAGTTTTACCTGAAGGAGTTGCGCCATGAGTTGTGAATCACCACGAATATgttgttggaaagcttgaggaTTTACTGCCGATCCATCAGGATTTAACCTCATAATATCCTGAGATGTCCTGAAATTATTGACCCAAGAAATTAACTAGTAGTAGAAAGCattgtcattgcagtggcgctaaAATTTATGATGATTAGTTAAGCTATAAAAAATGTAGTGCATCTCTTCCAACATCATGCCGGTTCTGATTTGTGATTGTGATATATCAAAATTAGAACTGACAGCTACAAAGAAGAAACCATCTCGACGTGCCAATAAAAGAAAACAAGACGTCACATGCAAAGACTAGAAGGATCATATCAGGCATAATGAACAGTAGGAATATAACCCCCTCAAGAAATTCCCTGGAGAACAACCAGAGATGTCTGAAAAACAACAACCGAACCTATTATTGGAGGCAACCATCATAACAAGATCACCATCATGGACTCCGATGGCGCTGAGCTTCTCGGCATTGTTCATCTCCTTGCCATTGAAATGAAGCAGCTGTTGCTGCAACGGCACTTGAGTCTAGCCACGCACAGACACCCAAAACCAACAATGTGAGGTCAAACCAGTCAAGGCAAAACCAGGAAGAGAAACCTGAAGCAGGATTTCGCTGGCGCGTCTCACCTCCACCTCAAGAAGCGCCTTCAAATTCTCCACCTGCAAAACACGCAGGGCGCACAATTCAGCCAAAAGCCGCACAGATTTCGCATCCATGGATCGCAATCACAGCTCAGTTTTAGCTCCACGAGCAGAAGACTCGCACGATTCTAGCCAAACCAAGACACCGCAGCTGTGGCAGCTAAAGATCCGATCGAACTCTACGCCTAAGCACGAGGCACCAGCACGCCGCGGGGAGTGAATTGCGGGCCGCTGCGGGTCCCGCTTTCTCGCCGGAATTTCACGGCCTGCTCGCGAGCTCGCCACCCGAATTTTGGCCAAAGAAGCAACCTTTATTGCCCGCCAAGATcgagatgggggggggggggggggggggggggggggggggggggggggggactgagGGGGGCGGGACGGAGGCTTACGGATTCGTCGGGGTCGACGTCGAGGTTGAGAAACTGCTCGTCGGCGGTCATCACGGTGAGCTtcatctcgccgccgccggttgGAATCGCCTAGTCCTCCGCCTCGGCTGTGGAcagagggaagggaaggaaggaggcgAGTCTACGGGTGTCAAGTCGGGCTGCCTTCTTTCTTGCAGAGGTGGTAAAGAGTCCTGACCCTGACGGTGTACCGCTGCGACTTACTGACAATACGTTCCAGGCCGTTCGGTCCACGTACCTGGAGCTGGAGGCCCAACTCCAGCACAGCAGGAAAGGATATCTGCCTTGAAAAAACTATATGTGCCTTACTCAAAAAAAAAATATAGCTGTGCCAGGGAGAGCTCCTGTTCGGCGCCTGCTGCGCCCGAACTGTTTCCTGGCGCACACTGCCGCAccctgttgggccggcccacgaaGGCTCGCAGCAAACTTTTAACGTCAAAAAACCGCAAAAAGGTGTGTTCTCCTAGATTCGAACTCGGGTGAATGCATCATAGGCCGACCTTAACTAACCACCACAGCAACCATTCATTTGTGACTTACAGTAGAGCCAACAGTACAAGAACAAGTGCGGCCGCGTCTATTATTTGGCTTagatttctgaattattttatgaaAGTCGTGAATATGAAAAAGTTCAACATTCtttaagaaaagttcacaaacttttaaaaagttcatcgattttgcagAAAGttaatgaacttttttgaaaaagttcatcaattttgaaaatagttcatctagttttagaaaagttcatcgattttgaaaatagTTCAAAAATTTGAggaaaatttcatgatttttttaaaaagttcatcaaatttcaaaaaagttcatcgaaattgaaaaaaagttcattgaatgtgaaaaaagttcatggaaattgaaaaaagttcatcagttttaAGAAACTGTTCATCGATTTTGGAACAAAAATCacgaattttgaaaaagttcatcgacccaggaagaagaagaaaagaaaagaacgagaaaaaaggaaaaaaggaaaaaaagtcgaAAGAAGAAAAGAAGGTAAGAGGTACCTAACCACGGGAAGTTTGGTGGCGTGGTGGTTGACTGGGTGTACTCCTAGCCGGGACATCGCAGGTTCGATTCGCCACAACCTCGCATTTTTGCGTTTTGAAAAACAGATAAGAGAAAGatagatgggccggcccaacgAGGCGGAGGGGTATGCACCCGTTTGGGAAAACGCCTATAACGGGCGCTAAAGGCGCCGAATAGGGTTTGCCTGTGCCAAGGTGGACGTCCCTAAAAAATGAGCTTATAGAGCAATTCTTTCAGATCCCAAATACGTGTTTCCCGGGACAAAAAATCGTCCCGACCAGGTCTGTAAAACGGCGGCCCAAATACTTTTTATCGGGATCTGTAAAAATCGGCCCGCTCCCTTCATATGTCTGgtttcccctcccctcctccctcctcgtAGTTCCCTCTATCCCTCGCGTGACTTGGCGGGAGGAAAATTTCAGCTTCCGCCCGTCATTCTGTTGTCGCACCCGCTGCAAATCTCCGGTGATTTATGCATCCCCTGGGCACCCCGCGCCATGGAGTGCTTCGGTCGCCCTCGTCCACTTCTTCTCCACCAAGTTTGGAGATCGGGGCTAGCCAATCTTTACGGCAGTTGGGAGGCAGCCACCGGTGCCATGGATTAGTCCCGGCTTCGGGGCGCGGGGGGCTTGTTGTGGGTGGATCTGCTTGCTCGGGCAACGCTTGAGCCACGTGTGTGCCGAAGCCGCGGGTAGGAAGGAGGCCGAGGGGAAgtaggtggtggcggcggaggagAATTTGCATTCGGTTGGTAGTGGGGAAGTTAGAGGCGGCAGATTTGCTACCGAACAAAGGTAATATATAAAGCTTCCCTTGCAATTTCATTTCAGCCCGACGGGCGATTTGTGACAAAATCGCGGATTTATTTTTCTAGATGGATGATTGGAGATCGTCATCGGAGTCAGAGTCGGATGATTATGacacagtgctacctcttgagcactgtgttggttttcccttgaagaggaaagggtgatgcagcaaagtagcgtaagtatttccctcagtttttgagaaccaaggtatcaatccagtaggaggctcctcaaaagtccctcgtacctacacaaacaaacaagaacctcgcaaccaacgtgataaaggggttatcaataccttcacggaaacttgcgaaagtgagttctgatagagataataagataagataaatatttttggtatttttatgatatagatt
Above is a window of Triticum aestivum cultivar Chinese Spring chromosome 6B, IWGSC CS RefSeq v2.1, whole genome shotgun sequence DNA encoding:
- the LOC123136690 gene encoding protein DNA-DAMAGE INDUCIBLE 1 is translated as MKLTVMTADEQFLNLDVDPDESVENLKALLEVETQVPLQQQLLHFNGKEMNNAEKLSAIGVHDGDLVMMVASNNRTSQDIMRLNPDGSAVNPQAFQQHIRGDSQLMAQLLQNDPSLAQAILGDDITELQNILRSHHQQRLQLKRKQEEELDLLYADPFDVEAQKKIEAAIRQKGIDENWEAAIEHNPEAFGRVVMLYVDMEVNGVPLKAFVDSGAQSTIISKDCAERCGLLRLLDQRYRGVAIGVGQSEILGRIHVAAIKIGHAFYPCSFTVLDAPNMEFLFGLDMLRKHQCIIDLKDNVLRVGGGEVSVPFLHEKDIPSHIRDGEKSSNLASSSQGAAGESSKARGKTPDVPPPSSPAGAPAVIPPQGGDFEAKVIKLVELGFDRASVIQALQLCNGNEDQAAGYLFGG